In Edaphobacter bradus, the following are encoded in one genomic region:
- the rlmD gene encoding 23S rRNA (uracil(1939)-C(5))-methyltransferase RlmD, with amino-acid sequence MKLLIEKVVYGGDGLARLSDGSVFVPFTLPGETVEAREVSTGGGRREAELVQVLQPSSARVAPECAHFGVCGGCQYQHATYDEQLAMKRAILSESLERAGLSELPAIVTHTAEPWGYRNRIRLRLAEVDGVLRVGYLRRGSSEFLPVQMCPIASPLLWRAAQALLTLLSEDAQWLRSALEVEFFTNAGETKLQMLLFVEREPAKGFERFSERLRERVPELVGAGVSVIASAGRNRKTQRMRPGTAWGADGMGCDAAGESYWVSRGAFFQVNRFLIDELVRLVTGGRGGSVAWDLFAGVGLFSRVLAKQFARVVAVEAAADDLARSFKSEGRVAVNATTVEFLRRAVLERERPELVVMDPPRAGVGAEVCALLARVCAPEMVYVSCDPVTLGRDLKAMVDSGYTLAELHMVDLFPQTFHQETVAVLRRETA; translated from the coding sequence ATGAAGTTACTTATTGAAAAGGTAGTCTACGGCGGAGATGGACTGGCGCGGCTGAGCGATGGCTCGGTCTTTGTGCCGTTCACGCTGCCGGGCGAGACGGTCGAGGCGAGAGAGGTCTCGACGGGGGGCGGGCGGCGCGAAGCTGAGCTGGTGCAGGTCCTTCAGCCTTCATCGGCGCGAGTAGCGCCGGAGTGCGCGCACTTCGGTGTGTGCGGCGGCTGCCAGTATCAGCACGCAACCTATGACGAGCAGCTTGCGATGAAGCGGGCAATTCTGTCAGAGTCGCTTGAGCGAGCGGGCCTCTCGGAGTTGCCGGCGATCGTAACGCACACAGCTGAGCCGTGGGGTTACAGAAACCGAATACGGCTGCGACTCGCCGAGGTGGACGGAGTGTTGCGAGTGGGGTATCTGCGACGCGGATCGTCGGAGTTCCTGCCGGTGCAGATGTGCCCAATCGCTTCGCCGCTGCTGTGGCGCGCGGCTCAGGCTCTGCTCACGCTGCTGAGCGAGGATGCGCAGTGGCTGCGATCTGCGCTTGAGGTTGAGTTCTTTACGAATGCCGGAGAAACGAAGCTGCAGATGCTCCTTTTCGTCGAGCGCGAACCTGCGAAGGGATTTGAGAGGTTCAGCGAGAGATTGCGCGAGAGAGTTCCTGAGCTTGTGGGCGCTGGCGTTTCGGTAATAGCGAGCGCGGGCCGCAATCGCAAGACGCAGCGCATGCGGCCGGGTACGGCGTGGGGCGCGGACGGAATGGGCTGTGACGCGGCGGGCGAGAGCTACTGGGTGAGCCGCGGCGCGTTCTTTCAGGTGAACCGCTTTTTGATCGACGAGTTGGTGCGGCTTGTGACAGGGGGACGCGGTGGATCGGTTGCGTGGGACCTCTTCGCTGGAGTCGGGCTGTTCTCGCGCGTGTTGGCGAAACAGTTTGCGCGAGTGGTTGCGGTAGAGGCAGCGGCGGATGATCTGGCGCGGAGCTTCAAGAGCGAGGGCCGCGTCGCCGTGAATGCGACGACGGTGGAGTTTCTGCGCCGCGCGGTGCTCGAGCGCGAGAGGCCGGAACTGGTAGTGATGGACCCGCCGAGGGCCGGTGTAGGTGCGGAGGTCTGCGCGCTGCTGGCGCGGGTGTGCGCTCCCGAGATGGTCTACGTCTCGTGCGATCCGGTGACGCTGGGGCGTGACCTGAAGGCGATGGTAGACTCCGGTTACACGCTGGCCGAGCTGCACATGGTGGACCTGTTTCCGCAGACCTTCCATCAGGAGACGGTTGCGGTTCTTCGGCGAGAGACGGCGTAG
- a CDS encoding ester cyclase produces MITETKPLMDNKQLAHRFMDECWNLGKLDCVRELISEDCRIHDPVFPSLTSGAANMMRHIALCRSGFPDLNFTIDDTVAEHSEVVLHWTAQGTHQALFLGIPPTNRKVTVSGTSIYRIENSQIVEIWADWNLMTLMQQLGVSTTPKVEARTNA; encoded by the coding sequence ATGATCACCGAAACCAAGCCTCTTATGGACAACAAGCAGCTCGCACACCGGTTCATGGACGAATGCTGGAACCTGGGCAAACTGGATTGTGTACGCGAGCTTATCTCAGAGGACTGCCGTATCCATGATCCTGTATTCCCGTCTCTAACGTCGGGAGCAGCGAACATGATGCGTCACATCGCCCTGTGCCGGAGCGGCTTTCCCGATCTGAACTTCACGATCGACGACACCGTCGCGGAACACAGCGAGGTGGTACTCCACTGGACCGCGCAAGGTACCCACCAGGCCCTGTTTCTCGGGATTCCTCCCACAAACCGCAAGGTAACCGTTTCAGGAACGTCCATCTATCGGATAGAAAACTCACAGATCGTAGAGATATGGGCTGACTGGAACCTGATGACCTTGATGCAACAGCTCGGAGTCTCCACCACGCCCAAGGTCGAAGCCAGGACGAATGCCTGA
- a CDS encoding ComEC/Rec2 family competence protein, which translates to MLVAACWFALGMAMARSWHEPVVLLVAVSLLFVLAMAALRWSLRVAVVPVAGLWIAAGFCCWQLRPVPAAQTELKQYADGLSREVRGRVVRVRELPPRTKAADQDNDPAWWIEREPEAAEAVSLDVQVEAVEEVTPDVSRMVPVEGGVRVTVLASDAALPALHCGDIVDAPMRLKVPERYRDPGAWQYADFLLAQGIGVHASVRTAKLRVIESGAPSLQCRLYAAQSWASGKMLGFVRSRPNRRLPQAMRLTEEDAGMLNAMLFGDRTRLNHVLRLGFERTGSFHLFVVSGMHVALLAGMVLWIARRLRVREWLATPLTLLLTAAYALLTGFGAPVQRALFMTAVFLTARLLARERSVLNALGAAALAELVLSPASLFEASFQMTFLAIVAIGGIAVPLGERGFLEYARAAENIRDLWRDRALRPAVAQFRVMLRLWGEMLNRLLGNWSYGLPAMLLGLLLWVAELALIGVVAEMVMALPMAMYFHRATLFALPANIVTVPVVGVLAPLAIVTFCAALVSPPLAAAPAAVTAMLLHGIEWVIGHVSHLHTADVRVPAPVWWVALFAVAAWAFCCWAVRRSSAWAWVAVMTLPLVTVLVLWPEPALVSHGKLEVTAIDVGQGDSLLVVSPQGETMLVDAGGPVGGVNEAASAMSVFDVGEEVVSPYLWSRRIRRLDVLVLSHAHSDHMGGMAAVMRSFRPRELWVSIDPDSEAYRALLAEAAELGVSVRHHHAGDAMDWSGTHVSVLAPDGDYRNASAPRNNDSLVMRVDYGAGSVLLEGDAEAPSEQAMVAEHRVDPVTLLKVGHHGSRSSTTPDFLAAAAPKDAVVSVGRGNTFGHPRFEVIERIADRATRLYRTDQFGVTTFLIGRDGSIREVVGAAD; encoded by the coding sequence GTGCTGGTTGCTGCGTGCTGGTTCGCGCTGGGGATGGCGATGGCGCGCAGTTGGCACGAGCCCGTGGTTCTGCTGGTGGCTGTGAGTTTGCTGTTCGTGCTTGCGATGGCAGCGCTGCGGTGGTCGCTCCGCGTGGCCGTGGTTCCTGTGGCTGGACTGTGGATCGCGGCGGGATTCTGTTGCTGGCAACTGCGGCCGGTTCCTGCTGCGCAGACCGAGTTGAAGCAGTACGCCGATGGGTTGAGCCGCGAGGTTCGGGGCCGCGTCGTGCGCGTGCGGGAGCTTCCGCCACGCACGAAGGCTGCCGATCAGGACAACGATCCGGCGTGGTGGATCGAGCGGGAGCCTGAGGCCGCTGAAGCGGTCTCGCTGGATGTGCAGGTGGAGGCTGTCGAGGAGGTGACGCCGGATGTCTCGCGCATGGTGCCTGTCGAGGGCGGCGTGCGTGTGACGGTCTTGGCGAGCGATGCGGCGCTGCCTGCGCTTCATTGTGGCGACATCGTCGACGCTCCGATGCGGCTGAAGGTGCCGGAACGTTATCGCGACCCGGGCGCGTGGCAGTATGCGGATTTTCTGCTGGCGCAGGGCATCGGAGTCCATGCGAGTGTGCGTACCGCGAAGCTGCGCGTGATCGAGAGCGGAGCGCCGAGCCTGCAGTGCCGCCTGTATGCCGCGCAGAGTTGGGCCTCGGGAAAGATGCTCGGCTTTGTGCGCTCGCGCCCGAACCGGCGTCTGCCGCAAGCGATGCGCCTGACGGAAGAAGATGCCGGAATGCTGAACGCAATGCTCTTTGGAGATCGCACTCGGCTGAATCACGTGCTGCGTCTGGGTTTTGAACGCACGGGGTCGTTTCATCTCTTCGTCGTCTCCGGCATGCATGTGGCGTTGCTGGCAGGCATGGTGCTGTGGATTGCGCGGCGGCTGCGAGTACGCGAGTGGCTGGCTACACCGCTGACACTTTTGCTGACGGCGGCGTATGCCCTGCTGACAGGCTTCGGCGCACCGGTGCAGCGAGCGCTCTTTATGACGGCGGTGTTTCTGACGGCGCGGCTGCTCGCGCGCGAACGCAGCGTACTGAACGCGCTTGGTGCGGCGGCGCTGGCTGAGCTGGTGTTGTCGCCGGCGAGTCTGTTCGAAGCTAGCTTCCAGATGACGTTTCTTGCGATCGTCGCGATTGGCGGGATTGCTGTGCCGCTGGGAGAGCGCGGCTTCCTGGAGTACGCACGTGCGGCTGAGAACATTCGCGACCTCTGGCGGGACCGGGCGCTTCGCCCGGCGGTGGCACAGTTTCGTGTGATGCTGCGGCTGTGGGGCGAGATGCTGAACCGTCTCCTCGGAAACTGGTCATACGGGCTCCCTGCGATGCTGCTGGGGCTTCTGCTGTGGGTCGCGGAGCTGGCGCTGATTGGAGTAGTTGCCGAGATGGTGATGGCGCTGCCGATGGCAATGTACTTCCATCGCGCGACTCTGTTTGCATTGCCGGCCAATATAGTGACCGTGCCTGTGGTCGGGGTGCTGGCTCCGCTGGCCATCGTAACGTTCTGCGCAGCGTTGGTGAGTCCACCGCTGGCGGCGGCTCCGGCTGCCGTGACAGCGATGTTGCTTCACGGCATCGAATGGGTGATCGGGCACGTGAGTCATCTGCATACCGCCGATGTGCGCGTACCCGCACCGGTGTGGTGGGTCGCATTGTTTGCCGTCGCGGCGTGGGCCTTCTGCTGCTGGGCGGTGCGTCGATCCAGCGCGTGGGCGTGGGTTGCTGTGATGACGCTGCCTTTGGTGACTGTGCTTGTCCTGTGGCCTGAGCCTGCGCTGGTCTCGCATGGGAAGCTCGAGGTGACGGCGATCGATGTAGGACAGGGTGATTCACTGCTGGTCGTTAGCCCGCAGGGCGAGACGATGCTGGTGGATGCAGGCGGACCAGTGGGTGGAGTGAACGAGGCCGCATCGGCGATGAGCGTCTTCGACGTAGGCGAGGAGGTCGTGTCGCCTTATCTGTGGTCGCGTCGGATACGACGGCTCGACGTGCTCGTGCTGAGCCATGCGCACAGCGATCACATGGGAGGAATGGCGGCCGTGATGCGGAGCTTCCGTCCAAGAGAGCTGTGGGTGAGCATCGATCCGGACTCAGAGGCGTATCGTGCACTGCTGGCCGAAGCGGCAGAGCTCGGTGTCTCCGTACGGCACCATCACGCGGGCGACGCGATGGACTGGAGCGGGACGCATGTGAGCGTGCTGGCTCCTGATGGGGACTACAGAAATGCGAGTGCCCCACGGAACAATGATTCGCTGGTGATGCGCGTGGACTATGGCGCGGGCTCGGTACTACTGGAGGGCGACGCCGAAGCTCCGAGCGAGCAGGCTATGGTGGCTGAGCATCGTGTGGATCCTGTAACGCTGCTGAAGGTGGGGCACCACGGTAGCAGGTCGTCGACGACGCCGGACTTCCTGGCGGCCGCCGCGCCGAAGGATGCCGTGGTTTCAGTGGGACGGGGGAATACGTTCGGGCATCCGCGATTCGAGGTGATTGAACGGATTGCTGACAGAGCGACGAGGCTTTATCGAACGGACCAGTTCGGCGTTACGACGTTTTTGATCGGACGCGACGGAAGCATTCGTGAGGTTGTAGGCGCCGCCGACTGA
- a CDS encoding alpha-amylase family protein, with amino-acid sequence MRISLPISRGLFVLMLLVSAPMAGRALDNGLARTPPMGWNSWNKYACKGLNEKVVRETADAMVSSGMKDAGYQYVVMDDCWQVGRDAQGNILADPERFPSGIKALADYVHSKGLKFGLYTDVGTMTCAKRPGSIGHEYQDAKQYAAWGVDYLKEDWCNTLPGQNSESSYTLMRNALGEAGRPIVFSICEWGSTKPWLWAGQVGNLWRATPDIQDCWDCKRSWGGGGIAPILDLMDGIESYSGPGHWNDPDMLEVGNGGMTNEEYKTHFSMWAMFSAPLLAGNDISNMSPETKEILLNKDVIAIDQDALGQQARRVKKTGDLEVWSKQLSDGGRAVALVNRSAATASISASWTDVGYPDSLSATVRDLWTKKLSSNVKGSFSADVPSHGVVMVRLNP; translated from the coding sequence ATGCGTATCAGTCTTCCAATTTCACGAGGACTCTTCGTGCTGATGCTGCTGGTCTCGGCTCCCATGGCGGGCCGCGCGCTTGATAACGGTCTGGCGAGAACGCCACCGATGGGCTGGAACAGCTGGAACAAGTACGCCTGCAAGGGCCTGAACGAAAAGGTGGTGCGCGAGACGGCCGATGCCATGGTCTCGAGCGGCATGAAGGACGCCGGCTACCAGTACGTCGTCATGGACGATTGCTGGCAGGTTGGCCGCGACGCGCAAGGCAACATCCTCGCTGACCCCGAGCGCTTCCCCTCCGGCATCAAGGCGCTGGCGGATTACGTTCACTCCAAGGGGTTGAAGTTCGGCCTCTATACCGATGTGGGGACGATGACGTGCGCCAAGCGACCCGGAAGCATCGGACATGAGTATCAGGACGCGAAGCAGTACGCGGCGTGGGGCGTCGACTACCTGAAGGAAGACTGGTGCAACACACTGCCGGGCCAGAACAGCGAGTCCTCGTACACACTGATGCGCAATGCACTGGGTGAGGCGGGACGGCCGATCGTCTTCAGCATCTGCGAGTGGGGTTCGACCAAGCCGTGGCTGTGGGCCGGTCAGGTCGGCAATCTGTGGCGCGCAACGCCCGACATTCAGGACTGCTGGGACTGCAAGCGTTCGTGGGGTGGCGGCGGCATTGCACCTATCCTCGACCTGATGGATGGGATTGAGAGCTACTCGGGGCCGGGACACTGGAACGATCCGGACATGCTCGAGGTCGGTAACGGCGGCATGACGAACGAGGAGTACAAAACGCACTTCAGCATGTGGGCGATGTTCTCTGCGCCATTGCTGGCCGGCAATGACATCTCCAACATGTCGCCGGAGACGAAGGAGATTCTGCTGAACAAGGACGTCATCGCGATCGATCAGGATGCGCTCGGACAGCAGGCCCGCAGGGTAAAGAAGACCGGCGATCTCGAAGTGTGGTCGAAGCAGCTCAGCGACGGCGGGCGTGCGGTGGCGCTGGTGAACCGCAGCGCGGCGACAGCATCCATCTCCGCTTCATGGACGGACGTTGGTTATCCTGATTCGCTCTCGGCAACGGTGAGGGACCTATGGACGAAGAAGCTGTCAAGCAACGTGAAGGGCAGCTTCTCCGCCGACGTGCCGAGCCACGGCGTGGTGATGGTGCGGTTGAATCCATAG
- a CDS encoding carboxypeptidase-like regulatory domain-containing protein: protein MLRLTCSLAALVSFALTAAGQQAAQPPVQNVAKPIYGSVTGRVTCENNVPARLASVTLLPITDAPDSRTPTQSDGRSQQLMLTPVDTGLDGSFTMPRVTPGYYYVVVEYPGYISPTAQLTSDDLAHPSLEMQKFIASVLPTVAVDPNRISNIDIQLRRGASISGFIRYDDGSPAPGLNIRVRRKDSSGKWVGVRIQSVAGKNRPASDDQGRYRIVGLPAGEYILETSLEVSENYITHLFDSATSSGGSSSGSTKFGIRIYSGGETRQRNATHIKLNDGEDDSNEDIVIPISKLHSVTGGIVQARTGRVVNAGTAVLLYPDDNSEAASAKVDKDDSTFRFDFVPEGNYILKVTNARDVSREEIPNGPPGTFPPTHTKETTIKTYGPQQQPIVIAGDMTGVAIAVPDEAATSKAAQ, encoded by the coding sequence ATGCTGCGTCTAACTTGTTCTCTCGCTGCTCTTGTCTCGTTCGCGCTCACCGCAGCCGGCCAGCAGGCCGCGCAGCCGCCTGTCCAGAACGTGGCCAAACCTATCTACGGCTCGGTTACGGGCCGCGTCACTTGCGAGAACAACGTTCCGGCGCGCCTTGCCAGCGTGACGTTGCTGCCCATCACTGACGCGCCCGATTCCCGGACGCCCACGCAAAGCGATGGCCGTTCTCAGCAGTTGATGCTTACGCCTGTCGATACCGGGCTCGATGGCAGCTTCACCATGCCGCGTGTCACGCCAGGCTACTACTATGTCGTTGTCGAATATCCAGGCTACATCTCGCCAACCGCGCAACTCACCAGCGACGACCTTGCACACCCTTCGTTGGAGATGCAGAAGTTCATCGCCAGCGTGCTACCTACTGTTGCAGTTGATCCGAATCGCATCAGCAATATTGACATTCAGTTGCGGCGCGGCGCTTCCATCAGCGGTTTCATTCGCTACGATGACGGCAGTCCGGCACCCGGTCTTAACATACGCGTTCGCCGTAAGGACAGCAGCGGCAAATGGGTTGGTGTCAGGATTCAAAGCGTCGCGGGCAAAAATCGCCCCGCCTCCGACGACCAGGGCCGCTATCGCATCGTCGGTCTGCCCGCAGGCGAGTACATCCTTGAAACCAGCCTTGAGGTCAGCGAGAATTACATCACCCACCTCTTCGACAGCGCCACAAGCTCTGGCGGTAGCTCCTCTGGCAGCACGAAATTTGGAATACGCATCTACTCTGGCGGCGAGACCCGCCAGCGGAACGCCACACACATCAAGCTCAATGATGGCGAAGACGACTCCAACGAGGATATCGTCATTCCCATCTCAAAGCTGCACAGCGTCACCGGAGGGATCGTCCAGGCCCGCACCGGCCGCGTCGTCAATGCTGGCACGGCGGTTCTTCTTTACCCGGATGACAACTCCGAGGCAGCTTCGGCCAAGGTTGACAAGGACGATTCCACCTTTCGCTTCGACTTTGTTCCCGAGGGTAACTACATTCTCAAAGTCACCAATGCGCGCGATGTCAGCCGTGAGGAGATACCGAACGGCCCGCCGGGAACCTTTCCGCCGACGCACACGAAAGAAACCACGATCAAGACCTACGGTCCTCAGCAGCAGCCCATCGTCATCGCCGGAGACATGACTGGCGTGGCCATCGCTGTTCCTGATGAAGCCGCGACATCCAAAGCCGCGCAGTAG
- a CDS encoding biotin--[acetyl-CoA-carboxylase] ligase, whose product MSGFDIAAVEASIVGTEFAGRVMHWASVGSTNALALEAAQAGARGGVWVADEQTAGRGRGGHGWHSAAGDGLYVSALVAPPLPMTDALRLSLATGLAARAAIEEVTGLTVDIRWPNDLLIDRRKCGGILVETAVAPDGTLRYAVIGVGINMNHAAFPEEIAPFATSLRIALGRLFSREALLAAVLRRLDDEIRLLLHACGGDDGRELLERFAKASSWVSGKRVRVEESGGYTGVTAGLDARGFLLVDGEDGVRHTVLSGGVRELA is encoded by the coding sequence GTGAGTGGGTTTGATATAGCCGCAGTTGAGGCGAGCATCGTCGGGACGGAGTTTGCCGGGCGGGTGATGCACTGGGCTTCCGTCGGCTCGACGAATGCGCTGGCACTCGAGGCCGCGCAGGCAGGAGCACGCGGCGGCGTGTGGGTCGCCGATGAGCAGACGGCCGGACGCGGACGCGGCGGGCATGGGTGGCACTCGGCTGCGGGAGATGGGCTCTATGTGAGCGCGCTGGTTGCGCCTCCACTGCCGATGACGGATGCCCTGCGGCTGTCGCTGGCGACGGGTCTGGCTGCACGTGCTGCAATCGAAGAGGTGACGGGGCTGACGGTGGACATCCGTTGGCCGAATGATCTTCTGATTGATCGTCGCAAATGCGGGGGGATTCTGGTGGAGACGGCCGTAGCTCCGGATGGCACGCTGCGCTATGCCGTGATCGGTGTGGGAATCAATATGAATCACGCTGCGTTTCCTGAAGAGATCGCGCCGTTTGCCACGTCGTTGCGGATTGCATTGGGTAGATTGTTTTCACGCGAGGCCCTGCTTGCTGCGGTGCTGCGCCGGCTGGATGACGAGATACGGCTGCTGCTCCACGCTTGTGGGGGCGACGATGGCAGAGAGTTGTTGGAGCGGTTTGCGAAGGCATCGAGCTGGGTGAGCGGCAAGCGTGTGCGGGTTGAGGAGAGCGGTGGATATACTGGCGTCACGGCGGGGCTCGATGCGCGCGGCTTTCTGCTGGTAGATGGCGAGGACGGCGTGAGACACACGGTACTCTCAGGCGGCGTGCGCGAGCTTGCTTGA
- a CDS encoding GNAT family N-acetyltransferase, whose protein sequence is MQIRLAALEDLPALMALVRKVVPLMRAVGNLQWDESYPNVEVFTRDIELVQLWMAEIDGSVAGVAAVTTDQEPEYAQVGWDIEEPAVVVHRLAVHPDFRGAGVAQALLQQAERVAVERGISVLRIDTNTQNEATQRLFPKLGYVLAGEIGLGFRPGLRFLCYEKRLGQA, encoded by the coding sequence ATGCAGATTCGACTGGCTGCGCTTGAAGACCTTCCCGCACTGATGGCTCTGGTGCGGAAGGTCGTTCCGCTGATGAGGGCCGTGGGGAATCTGCAGTGGGACGAAAGCTATCCGAATGTAGAGGTCTTCACGCGGGACATCGAGCTGGTACAGTTGTGGATGGCAGAGATCGACGGCTCGGTTGCCGGAGTCGCCGCGGTGACGACGGATCAGGAGCCCGAGTATGCGCAGGTGGGCTGGGACATCGAAGAGCCCGCCGTGGTTGTACACCGGCTCGCCGTGCATCCGGACTTTCGCGGCGCAGGCGTAGCGCAGGCACTGTTGCAGCAGGCCGAGAGAGTCGCGGTGGAGCGTGGGATCTCCGTACTGCGCATTGATACGAATACACAGAATGAAGCGACCCAGAGACTCTTCCCCAAGCTGGGATACGTGCTGGCGGGCGAGATAGGGCTTGGCTTCAGACCCGGACTGCGGTTCCTTTGCTACGAAAAGCGGCTCGGCCAGGCGTGA
- the nadC gene encoding carboxylating nicotinate-nucleotide diphosphorylase produces MDWKSKKVRAILESALAEDKAANDVTTALTIDPKMRASGTILAKQSCVVSGLGCIPVFLEIFAKMNSAPLGRFEVVSHPEIFDGVKVKAGQPLAVIRYKAAAILSCERVILNLMQRMCGIATLTNEFVTAVKGTKTQVLDTRKTIPGLRMLDKYAVSCGGGVNHRLDLQDGILIKNNHISLGGGLPTVLEKALKGRKTGQVVQVEVRSQQELEQAIAGGAESILLDNMTPAEVKKAVKQIRATLPRVPIEASGSMNLKTVRDYALAGVDFISVGALTHSATAVDLSMRITADVL; encoded by the coding sequence ATGGACTGGAAGAGCAAGAAGGTTCGGGCGATCCTGGAGTCGGCGCTCGCAGAGGACAAGGCAGCGAATGATGTGACGACGGCGCTGACGATCGATCCGAAGATGCGCGCGTCAGGCACGATTCTCGCGAAACAGAGCTGCGTGGTCTCGGGACTGGGATGCATCCCGGTGTTTCTGGAGATCTTCGCGAAGATGAACTCAGCGCCGCTGGGGCGATTTGAGGTGGTGAGCCATCCGGAGATCTTCGACGGCGTAAAGGTGAAGGCAGGCCAGCCGCTGGCCGTGATCCGTTACAAAGCCGCGGCGATTCTTTCGTGCGAGCGAGTGATTCTGAACCTAATGCAGCGCATGTGCGGCATTGCGACGCTGACGAACGAGTTCGTGACGGCCGTGAAGGGGACGAAGACGCAGGTGCTCGATACACGCAAGACGATTCCCGGGCTGCGCATGCTGGACAAGTACGCGGTGAGCTGCGGCGGAGGCGTGAACCACAGGCTCGATCTGCAGGACGGGATTCTGATCAAAAACAACCACATCTCGCTGGGAGGCGGGCTGCCTACGGTGCTCGAGAAGGCGCTGAAGGGGCGCAAGACGGGGCAGGTCGTGCAGGTTGAAGTCCGCAGCCAGCAGGAGTTGGAACAGGCAATCGCGGGCGGGGCGGAGTCGATTCTGCTCGACAATATGACACCGGCCGAGGTGAAGAAGGCAGTGAAGCAGATTCGCGCAACTCTGCCGCGCGTGCCAATTGAGGCCTCGGGCAGCATGAACCTGAAGACGGTGCGAGACTATGCGCTGGCCGGTGTGGACTTTATTTCGGTAGGCGCGCTGACGCACTCGGCCACGGCGGTGGACCTGAGCATGCGAATCACGGCCGATGTGTTGTAG